From Bradyrhizobium sp. NDS-1, the proteins below share one genomic window:
- a CDS encoding DUF2171 domain-containing protein, translating into MADIREHMKIIGKDGAHVGTVDRIEGNRIKLTRKDSPEGHKDHHHYIDTKYVGAVEGDVVKLSVNADAVPKTEAA; encoded by the coding sequence ATGGCTGACATCAGAGAGCACATGAAAATCATCGGCAAGGACGGCGCACATGTCGGCACCGTCGACCGCATCGAGGGCAACCGGATCAAGCTGACGCGCAAGGACAGCCCGGAAGGTCACAAGGACCATCATCACTACATCGACACGAAATATGTCGGTGCCGTCGAAGGCGATGTCGTCAAGCTTTCAGTGAATGCCGACGCCGTACCGAAGACGGAAGCCGCCTGA
- a CDS encoding alpha-2-macroglobulin family protein — translation MIGLVRAVTLCAALALGLSAAQAADKAFKRDDLADSAIKLEAQIKSEAGPVAKTSATLKTDADAAFRRNDYRSGLSVLGQIAATTPEDTGNWLRLAKVIFQISPKSSSEQTFLLERASTAAYIAYQRAGNPGEEADALAVLGKALAERKLWRPALDSLRLSLDLREVADVRGQYEKMRNEHGFRLLDYTVDSDSASPRACFQFSEELAKRTDFAPFLALAGQDKPALSAEGKQLCVDGLKHGERYNINLRAGLPSTVKEGLPKSAEFNVYVRDRKPFVRFTSRAYVLPKTGQRGIPVVSVNTPAVNLNVFRIGDRNLINTVVDSDFQKTLSKYQLSDLGDERGVKVWSGELATAMTLNQDVTTAFPVDQALGELQPGVYVMTAAAKGPGSDDEYQLATQWFIVSDLGVAAYSGNDGIHVFVNSLASTDPVGKAEVRLVARNNEILATRKTDESGHVLFEAGLARGEGGLSPAMLTVTGEKADYAFLSLKSSAFDLSDRGVSGRAVPAGADAFVYAERGVYRSSETVYLTALLRDGQGNAVAGGPLTLVIERPDGVEFRRAVLSDQGAGGRTLAVTLNSAVPTGTWRARAFTDPKGSSVGETTFMVEDYVPDRIEFDLSAKEKLIKANAPVELKADGHFLYGAPASGLQLEGDMLVAPAAERPGFAGYQFGVADEETTSNERTPLENLPEADANGVATFPVTLDKQPASTRPQEAQIFVRMVETGGRAVERKIVLPVAPTAAQIGVKPLFGEKNVAEGDKAEFDIVFVSPEGERLRRDGLRYELLKMESRYQWYRQNNYWEYEPVKSTSRVADGDVTVAADKPTRLSLSPQPGRYRLDVKSNEADGPVTSVQFDVGWYSDGSADTPDLLETSIDKPQYSSGDTMTVSVNVRSAGKLTINVLGDRLLTTQTIDVKEGTAQVKLPVGKDWGTGAYVVATLRRPLDAAAQRMPGRAIGLKWFGIDKQARTLQVKLTPPALIRPNATLKIPVKLDGLNPGEDAKVVIAAVDVGILNLTNYKPPAPDDYYLGQRRLSAEIRDLYGQLIDGMSGTRGQIKSGGDAGAGELQGSPPAQKPLALYSGIVTVAADGTAEVSFDIPEFAGTARVMAVAWTASKLGRANTDVVIRDPVVLTTTLPRFLLNGDRGTVNLEIDNVEGQAGDYVINVKTGGPVKMTGNPATTVKLAAKQRNSFALAIDATAAGQATLDVDIKGPNGLALARHYALDVKAATQVLARRSIRTLAKGESLTLTSDMFSDLVPGTGSVSVSASLSTALDAATILKALDRYPYGCSEQITSRAMPLLYVNDLAAGAHLAMDTEVDQRIRDAIERLLARQGSNGSFGLWSAGGDDEWLDAYVTDFLTRAREKGFAVPDVLFKNALDRIRNSVVNADEPEKDGGRELAYGLYVLARNGAAPIGDLRYLADTKLANLATPIAKSQLAAALALVGDRNRAERVYSAALDSLAPKPALEFGRTDYGSQLRDAAALVSLASEGNAPKATLTQAVSRVETARGLTPYTSTQENAWLVLAARALAKENLSMEVDGQPVKTALYRSYKSATVEGKPLKITNTGDAPVQAVVSVSGSPVTPEPAASNGFKIERNYFTLDGKPADISKVKQNQRFAVVLKITEAKPEYGHIMVSDYLPAGLEIDNPRLVSSGDSGTLDWIEDGEEPEDTEFRDDRFTAAVDRASDSKSVFTVAYIVRAVSPGKYVLPQAYVEDMYNPSRYGRTGTGNVEVRAAK, via the coding sequence ATGATCGGTCTTGTTCGCGCCGTCACACTCTGCGCCGCGCTGGCGCTCGGCCTTAGCGCCGCCCAGGCCGCCGACAAGGCGTTCAAGCGCGACGATCTCGCCGATTCCGCGATCAAGCTGGAGGCGCAGATCAAGAGCGAAGCGGGGCCGGTCGCCAAGACCAGCGCGACGCTGAAGACGGACGCCGACGCCGCCTTCCGGCGCAATGATTACCGCTCGGGGCTGTCGGTGCTCGGCCAGATCGCGGCGACCACGCCGGAAGACACCGGCAACTGGCTGCGGCTCGCCAAGGTCATCTTCCAGATATCGCCGAAAAGCTCGAGCGAGCAAACCTTCCTATTGGAGCGCGCCTCGACCGCCGCCTACATTGCCTATCAGCGGGCCGGCAACCCGGGCGAGGAGGCGGACGCGCTTGCCGTGCTCGGCAAGGCGCTGGCGGAACGGAAACTCTGGCGGCCGGCGCTGGATTCGCTGCGGCTCTCGCTCGACCTGCGCGAAGTCGCCGACGTCCGCGGCCAGTATGAGAAGATGCGCAATGAGCACGGCTTCCGGCTGCTCGACTACACGGTGGACTCGGATTCGGCGAGCCCGCGCGCCTGCTTCCAGTTCTCGGAGGAACTGGCAAAACGCACCGACTTTGCGCCGTTCCTGGCGCTCGCGGGCCAGGACAAGCCGGCGCTGTCGGCCGAGGGCAAGCAGCTCTGCGTTGACGGGCTGAAGCACGGTGAGCGCTACAACATCAATCTGCGCGCCGGCCTGCCGTCCACGGTGAAGGAAGGCCTGCCCAAATCGGCCGAGTTCAATGTCTATGTGCGCGACCGCAAGCCCTTCGTGCGCTTCACCAGCCGCGCCTACGTGCTGCCGAAGACCGGCCAGCGCGGCATTCCCGTGGTCAGCGTCAACACGCCCGCGGTCAATCTCAACGTGTTCCGGATCGGTGACCGCAACCTGATCAACACGGTGGTCGACAGCGACTTCCAGAAGACGCTGTCCAAGTACCAGCTCAGCGATCTCGGCGACGAGCGCGGCGTCAAGGTCTGGTCCGGCGAGCTCGCGACCGCGATGACGCTGAACCAGGACGTCACCACGGCATTCCCGGTCGATCAGGCCCTCGGCGAGCTCCAGCCGGGTGTCTACGTGATGACGGCCGCCGCCAAGGGCCCAGGCTCGGACGACGAGTACCAGCTCGCCACGCAATGGTTCATCGTCTCCGATCTCGGGGTCGCTGCCTATTCCGGCAATGACGGCATCCACGTGTTCGTCAACTCGCTGGCCTCGACCGATCCGGTCGGCAAGGCCGAGGTGCGGCTGGTTGCCCGCAACAATGAGATCCTGGCCACCCGCAAGACCGACGAGTCCGGCCACGTACTGTTCGAGGCCGGCCTTGCGCGCGGCGAGGGCGGCCTGTCGCCGGCGATGCTCACCGTGACTGGCGAGAAGGCCGATTATGCCTTCCTCAGCCTGAAGTCCTCCGCCTTCGACCTGTCCGACCGCGGCGTTTCGGGGCGCGCGGTGCCTGCCGGCGCCGACGCCTTCGTTTATGCCGAGCGCGGCGTCTACCGGTCCAGCGAGACCGTCTATCTCACCGCGCTCCTGCGCGATGGGCAGGGCAATGCAGTCGCCGGCGGGCCGCTGACGCTGGTGATCGAGCGCCCCGACGGCGTCGAATTCCGCCGCGCCGTGCTGTCCGACCAGGGCGCCGGCGGCCGTACGCTGGCCGTGACGCTCAATTCGGCGGTGCCGACCGGAACCTGGCGGGCGCGCGCCTTCACCGACCCCAAGGGCTCCTCGGTCGGCGAGACCACCTTCATGGTCGAGGATTACGTCCCCGATCGGATCGAATTCGACTTGTCCGCCAAGGAGAAGCTGATCAAGGCTAATGCTCCAGTGGAGCTCAAGGCGGACGGCCATTTCCTCTATGGCGCGCCGGCCTCCGGCCTTCAGCTCGAAGGCGACATGCTGGTCGCGCCCGCGGCCGAACGCCCGGGCTTTGCCGGCTATCAGTTCGGCGTCGCCGACGAGGAGACCACGTCGAACGAGCGCACGCCGCTGGAGAACCTGCCCGAGGCCGACGCCAATGGCGTTGCGACCTTCCCGGTGACACTGGACAAGCAGCCTGCCTCGACCCGTCCGCAGGAGGCGCAGATCTTCGTCCGCATGGTCGAGACCGGTGGCCGCGCCGTCGAGCGCAAGATCGTGCTGCCGGTCGCGCCCACCGCGGCGCAGATCGGCGTCAAGCCGCTGTTCGGCGAGAAGAACGTCGCCGAGGGCGACAAGGCCGAGTTCGACATCGTGTTCGTCTCGCCGGAGGGCGAGAGGCTGCGCCGCGACGGCCTGCGCTACGAGCTCCTGAAGATGGAGTCGCGCTACCAATGGTATCGCCAGAACAATTACTGGGAATACGAGCCGGTCAAATCGACCTCGCGCGTCGCTGACGGTGACGTGACCGTTGCCGCCGACAAGCCGACGCGGCTTTCGCTCAGCCCCCAGCCCGGCCGCTACCGGCTCGACGTGAAGTCGAACGAAGCCGATGGCCCGGTGACTTCGGTGCAGTTCGACGTCGGCTGGTATTCCGACGGCAGCGCCGACACGCCGGACCTCCTGGAGACCTCGATCGACAAGCCGCAATATTCCTCCGGCGACACCATGACGGTGTCGGTCAATGTCCGCAGTGCCGGCAAGCTGACCATCAACGTGCTCGGCGACCGCCTGCTGACGACGCAGACCATCGACGTCAAGGAGGGCACCGCCCAGGTGAAGCTTCCGGTCGGCAAGGATTGGGGCACCGGTGCCTACGTCGTGGCGACGCTGCGCCGTCCGCTCGATGCCGCTGCCCAGCGCATGCCGGGCCGGGCGATCGGCCTGAAATGGTTCGGCATCGACAAGCAGGCCCGCACGTTGCAGGTGAAGCTGACGCCACCTGCGCTGATCCGGCCGAATGCGACGTTGAAGATTCCGGTCAAGCTCGACGGGCTCAATCCGGGCGAGGACGCCAAGGTCGTGATCGCCGCCGTCGATGTCGGTATTCTCAACCTCACCAATTACAAGCCGCCGGCTCCGGACGATTACTATCTCGGCCAGCGCCGCCTGAGTGCCGAGATCCGCGATCTCTATGGGCAACTGATCGACGGCATGTCCGGCACGCGCGGCCAGATCAAGTCCGGCGGCGATGCCGGTGCGGGCGAATTGCAGGGCTCTCCACCCGCGCAAAAGCCGCTCGCGCTCTATTCGGGCATCGTGACCGTCGCCGCTGACGGTACCGCCGAAGTGAGCTTCGACATTCCGGAGTTCGCCGGCACGGCGCGCGTGATGGCGGTGGCGTGGACGGCGAGCAAGCTCGGCCGTGCCAACACGGATGTGGTGATCCGCGACCCCGTGGTGCTGACCACGACGCTGCCGCGCTTCCTGCTCAATGGCGACCGCGGCACGGTCAATCTCGAGATCGACAATGTCGAGGGCCAGGCCGGCGACTACGTCATCAACGTGAAGACCGGCGGCCCGGTGAAGATGACGGGCAATCCCGCCACCACGGTCAAGCTCGCCGCCAAGCAGCGCAACTCGTTCGCGCTCGCGATCGATGCGACGGCCGCGGGGCAGGCGACGCTCGACGTCGACATCAAGGGCCCGAACGGCCTGGCTCTGGCGCGCCACTATGCGCTCGACGTCAAGGCGGCGACCCAAGTGCTGGCGCGGCGTTCGATCCGGACCCTGGCGAAGGGCGAGAGCCTGACGCTGACCTCGGACATGTTCTCCGACCTCGTCCCGGGCACCGGCAGCGTCTCGGTCTCGGCGAGCCTGTCGACGGCGCTCGACGCCGCGACGATCCTCAAGGCGCTCGACCGTTACCCCTATGGCTGCTCGGAGCAGATCACGAGCCGTGCCATGCCGCTGCTGTATGTCAATGACCTCGCAGCCGGCGCGCACCTCGCCATGGACACCGAGGTCGACCAGCGCATCCGCGACGCGATCGAGCGGCTCCTGGCACGCCAAGGTTCAAACGGCTCGTTCGGGCTGTGGTCGGCCGGCGGCGACGATGAATGGCTGGACGCCTATGTGACGGACTTCCTGACCCGCGCCCGCGAGAAGGGCTTCGCGGTGCCTGACGTGCTGTTCAAGAACGCGCTCGACCGCATCCGCAACTCCGTCGTCAATGCCGACGAGCCGGAGAAGGACGGTGGGCGCGAGCTCGCCTACGGCCTCTACGTGCTCGCGCGCAATGGTGCGGCCCCCATTGGCGATCTCCGCTATCTCGCCGACACCAAGCTCGCCAACCTCGCAACGCCGATCGCGAAGTCGCAGCTTGCGGCGGCGCTGGCGCTGGTCGGCGATCGCAACCGCGCTGAGCGTGTGTACAGCGCTGCGCTCGACAGCCTCGCGCCGAAGCCCGCGCTGGAGTTCGGCCGTACCGACTACGGCTCGCAGCTTCGCGATGCCGCGGCTTTGGTGTCGCTTGCCAGCGAAGGCAATGCGCCGAAGGCGACGCTGACGCAGGCGGTCTCGCGGGTCGAGACCGCGCGCGGGCTGACGCCCTACACCTCCACGCAGGAGAATGCGTGGCTGGTGCTGGCCGCGCGTGCGCTAGCCAAGGAGAACCTGTCCATGGAGGTGGACGGCCAGCCGGTCAAGACCGCGCTCTATCGCAGCTACAAGTCCGCGACGGTGGAAGGCAAGCCGCTGAAGATCACCAACACCGGCGATGCGCCGGTGCAGGCGGTGGTCTCGGTGTCGGGCTCGCCGGTGACGCCGGAGCCGGCGGCGTCGAACGGCTTCAAGATCGAGCGCAATTACTTCACGCTCGACGGCAAGCCCGCCGACATCAGCAAGGTCA